TGCCAGGATAGAGGACATGGACATAATGATCCTTCCACCAGCTGGTATTACAGACTTCCAGATTCTTGAAAGTGAAGATAGAGGAGGCTTTACACCTCTTTCGCCTGACATAGCCATATGTGATGACTGTCTGAGAGAACTCTTTGACCCATCTGACAGAAGGTATCTTTATCCCTTCATAAATTGCACAAACTGTGGACCAAGATATACCATAACAAAAGCAGTTCCCTATGATAGGCCTAACACAACCATGAATGTCTTTAAGATGTGCAGTGATTGTGAAGAAGAATATCATAATCCACTTGACAGGAGATTTCATGCTCAGCCCAATGCCTGCCCTGAATGTGGACCCCAGATAACACTTCTGTTTCAGGATAAGCGCTTCCAGAAAAATGAAGCAATAGAAAGAACAGTAGAGATACTAAAAGATGGAGGCATTGTGGCAATAAAGGGTATCGGTGGATTCCATCTTGCCTGCGATGCAGAAAAGGATAACACAGTAAGAAGACTGAGAGAAAGGAAAAGAAGAAGCAACAAACCCTTTGCCCTCATGTCACCAGATATTGAACATATTAGATTCTTTGCCCATATAGCAAAGGAAGACGAAAGACTGCTTCTCTCAAAGGAAAGGCCCATAGTCCTTTTGAAAAAAAGATATCCTGAAGCTCTGAGCCCTGCTATTGCTCCCCTGAACGGCTATCTCGGGTTTATGCTTCCCTATTCTCCCCTTCACTACCTTTTATTTTATTATCCTCAGGGTCAGGATAATAAACCTAATTTCAAGGCACTTGTCATGACCAGTGGCAATATCAGTGAAGAACCAATTGTAATAGATAATGAAGAGTCCCTAAAGAGACTTTCCGGTATTGCCGATGCCTTTCTCTTTTATAACAGGGATATTTTCATGAGGGTTGATGACAGTGTTGTATTTACATTAGAATCAGACAGGACATACTCTTGTAAATTTTTTTTCATAAGGCGTTCGAGGGGATATGCGCCTGGAATAATAAACCTTCCGGACAGGGGACCTGAAGTCCTTGCAACCGGTGCAGACCTGAAAAACTCCTTTGTCCTTACAAAGGAAAATCATGCAATACTTAGCCAGCACATAGGAGATATGGAAAACTATGAAACACTGAAATTCTTTGAAGAGACCCTTGAGAATCTCAGATCAGTATACAGGATAAACCCTGTGTCAATTGCCTGTGACAGGCATCCAGAATATCTTTCAACAAGATGGGCAGAATCACAGGGTTTAAAGGTTTATAAATTCCAGCACCACCATGCACATATTGCCTCTGTGATGGCGGAACACGGGCTTAGAAAACCTGTTATCGGTGTTGCCATGGATGGCACCGGTTATGGAACTGATGGTACCATATGGGGAAGTGAGTTCTTGATTGTAAAAACCTCAGAATTTATGAGAATGGGTAGATTCAAACCAGTTGCCCTTCCGGGTGGAGAAAGAGCAATAAAAGAGACCTGGCGCATAGCCCTTTCAATTCTTAATGAGATAACAGGTTCCCGGGTATGGGATTATGTAGAGCTTGCAGGTTTTGATAAAAGATACGGCAGGGATAAGGTAGAGAATATACTTAAGATCTTAACCGATAGGACCATCTCTCCTCTGAGTTCAGGAGCTGGAAGATTTTTTGATGCAATAGCAGCCCTTACAGGCATATGCGATAAAAACACCTTTGAGGCAGAGGCACCTATTGCCCTTGAATCAATTATCGATGAATCGATAACTGAGGACTATGCCATTGATATGGTTTTTAAAGATGATTTGATTGAGATTGATATCTCTTCCATAATACCGGCTTTCATGGAAGATATAAAAGAAGGTGTTAATCCTTCCGTTATATCCACAAAGTTTCATAATACCTTTATCAATTCCATTGTAAGGGCCGTTGCCAAAATATCAATGCTTACAGGGATAAGGGATGTTTGTTTGTCCGGTGGTGTTTTTCAGAACAGATATATATTAAAAAATGTTATTTTAAGGCTAACAGAAGGAGGTCTTGAGGTTTATACAAACAGGGCATTACCACCTAACGATGCATCTATAGCCCTGGGTCAGGCGTATATTCTTAGGGAGATGCTTAAAGGGTAGATATGAAGGAGCTTGCAGAGCTGATTAAAAAATTTTCCCGTTTATTAAAAAGAGAGATAAGACTTATGGAGGTATGCGGAACACATACAGTTGCCATATTCAGAAGCGGTATAAGATCAATTCTACCTGAAAACATAAAACTCCTGAGCGGACCTGGCTGTCCGGTATGCGTCACACCCCATGAGGATATTGATATGGCAATTGAGCTATCAAAAAACAGAGATGTTATTCTCCTTACCTTCGGTGATATGATGAGGGTTCCGGGGACAAAGGGCTCCCTTCAATCAGCGAGGGCTGAAGGCTCTGATATAAGGGTTATATATACACCAATGGATATGATTGATATAGCCCTTTGTGAACCTCAAAAGACTGTAATCTTTTTTGCAGTGGGCTTTGAGACCACATCTCCACTCATAGCAGGTACACTCTTTCTTGCCGAGCAGAATAATATTAAAAATCTCTTTATCTATTCATGTCATAAACTTGTACCGCCAGCACTCAGAGCATTGCTAGAGGATAAAAATATCAGGATAGATGGTCTGATCCTTCCAGGACATGTAAGTACCATTATTGGTTCAGAACCCTACAAGTTTATCAAGGATGAATATCATGTACCATCTGTAATTTCAGGATTTGAACCTGATGACATACTGCAATCTATAGCCATCTTGATTGAAAATATAATCTCGGAAAAATCCGAACTTACCATTCAATATACAAGATCTGTTAGACCTGAGGGAAACAAAAAGGCTTTAGATATACTTTACAGATTCTTTGAGCCAGCTGATGCATGGTGGAGGGGAATAGGGATTATTCCTGACAGTGGTCTCAGGTTGAAAGATGAATACAGAAATAGAGATATCATTGAGAGGTTCGGCATAAAAATGGACTACAGAGACCGGTCACCGCTTAAGGGTTGCCGATGTGGAGATGTCCTTAAAGGAAAAATCATTCCTCCGGACTGCCCCTTATTTAAAAAGGTATGTACACCTGAGAATCCTGTGGGTGCCTGCATGGTTAGTGTGGAGGGAAGCTGTTCAGCTTATTACAAGTATTACGAGCCTTCCTTCTTCACTTCCTCAAGATAGAGTTCTCCTGTATCATAATCATAGGCAAAGAGCTCAGCATACCTGCCCCAGTCAATAGCTGTCTCGAGCTGGTTCCAAGCCTCCTCTTTTGTAAAGTGGTTTTCAAGTATCTCGATAAAGAAATCCTCTGATATTCTGTGTTTTGCACTCTGTGAAAGGACCTGGACAATCTGCTTTATTAGCTGGATATTATTAATGGCCATGTCCCTAAAGAGTTCCTTTTTGCTCAGGGTATCTGCTTCTGCAAATATCTTTCCCTGCTCTGTAAGGATTATATCACCCTCTCTTATCTCTGCAAGTCCGAGAAAGACAGCTGCCTCTGTAAGAGGGAATATGTCATCCACCTCCATGCTCAGGTCAGAAGCAAGCTGGGGTATGTCTGCCCTTCCACCCTTGTCATAGACAAGTTCTATAAGACCGCTTATTGCACCGATCTTTGCATGGGGAAGGAACTGATATCTCTCCTTTCTCACAAGGAATGGAACCTCTTCTGGTGGTTTGGTAAGAATAATATAAAGCTCATCAAGTAAATACTTGAACTCCTTTGAGTTCCTGTCCCTGGGCTGGGGAAGGGTGACAACGAAATCTGCCTTTATTTTTCCAGGATTATGGCTCATGACAATTATCCTGTCTGAAAGCTCAATAGCCTCCTCTATATTGTGTGTTACGAGAATTATGGATTTCGTAGGCATTCTCTTTTTCAGCCAGAGGTCTATTATTTCACTCCTTAAGTTCTCTGCTGTTAGGATGTCAAGGGCAGAAAAGGGCTCATCCATGAAGAGTATCTCTGGCTCCACTACAAGTGCCCTTGCAATTCCTACCCTCTGCTTCATGCCTCCAGAAAGCTCTCTCGGATAGGCCTCCTCAAAACCATCAAGCCCGACAAGGTCTATAACCTTGAGCGCTTTATCACGGGCAATATCTTTGGGAATATCCTTTGCCAGAAGACCTACCTCAACATTCTCAAGAACGGTTAGCCAGGGAAAGATCGCAAAGTTCTGAAAAACCATACCGATTTTGGGTTTTTGATTATTCAGGGGTTTGCCGTGATAAAGGACTTCTCCCGAGGTGGGTTCAGCAAGACCTGCAAGAATCCTCAAAAGAGAAGACTTCCCTGCACCCGAAGGCCCAACAATTGATATTATCTCTCCTTCCTCAACTGAAAAGGTTATATCCTCAAGCACGCGGAGGCTCTTTCCTCCTGCCATTGGAAAGGATTTATATATATTCTTTGCCTCAAGTATGGTCATTCCAGCCTGTACCTCTCTCTGGCAATCTGGAACATCCTTTTCCATAATAATCTGTTTATGCTGACCACAATTATAGCCATAGTAAGGGTACTTGCAAGAAGCAGCCTGTAATTCCCCTCAATAGTAGCCTCACTTATCAGATTACCAAGACCCGTTGTTGTAAGGGTCTTACCACCAAAAGTCACATGCTCGGCAACTATTGTTGAATTCCATGCTCCACCAGTAGCAGTAATCAGACCGGTAACGAGATAGGGAAAAATTCCAGGTATTATCAGAACCTTCCACTTCATTAATCCCTTTATGCCATACACCCTGGCTGCCTCCCTGAGATCTGCAGGTATGGCAGATGCTCCTGCTATTACATTAAAAAGAATATACCACTGGGTGCCAAGAAGCATAAGGAAGATAGCACCGATATCGAGACCACCGCCGAGCCTTATAAGGAATAGTATTATAACAGGAAAGACAGCTGTTGCTGGAATTGCGGCAAGTATCTGTATCACAGGAGCGAGAAATTTTGCAACCTCTCTGTTTAATCCTATAAGAACACCGAGTGGCACAGTCCATACTAAAGCCAGTAGTATTGCAGCACCTGTCCTCAACATTGAAAAAAAGGATGCCTTCAGGATCATAAGGTACTCATTAAGAGAAAGGGATACCAGAGATCCTATTGCTCTTATGGATGCCCATGCAAAGAGTGCAAGTATTGAGCCAGTGACAAAAAAATTAATTAACCTCCTCAAAGGACTGTAAGTCTCCTTTTCCTCTCTTTTCCTGAAGTACCTTTCAATCCTTCTGTTAAGTCTTGATGCACCATCAATAATCCATTTCTGCAGCGTAGATTTTCTCAGAAGGTTCAATACAAAAGACTCAGGTTCATCCTCGGTGGCAACCGTATCAAATCTGAATTTCTGAGACCAGGCAATTAGTGGCCTCCAGAGAAAAATATCAAAAAGAATTATTATAAATACCATTGTGCCAAGACCCAGTAATACCAGTTTTATATCACCTTGATTAGCTGCTGTCTGTATGAAAGAACCCAGACCTGGAAGTCTGAAATCCCTGGCTTTCAGGACAAACATTTCACAGGCCATAAGAAAAAACCATCCTCCGGAGATAGACATCATGCTGTTCCATACAAGACCTATAGCACTGAAGGGTAGCTCTATCTTAATAAATCTCTGATATCTTGAAAGTCCATATACGCTCGCCACATGTCTCAGTTCCCTTGGAAGTGTATTCAGGGAATTATAATAACTGAATGCCATATTCCAGACCTGACCTGTAAAGATAAGTAGAATGGATGCAAGCTCCACTCCCACCCTAGAATTAGGAAAGAGAGCTATCATGGCAAGTACAACGCCAGGCAGAAAGGAAAGGACGGGTATAGATTGAAGGATGTCAAGCAGAGGTATCATTATCTTTTCATGAAGTTTCGATTTATGTGCAGTATACCCATACCACAAGGCGAATACAAAGGAAAGGATATAGGCTGCAAATATTCTGAATATGGAATTTATAGAATAAAGGGGCAGACTCGAAACAGAAAGGTCTATCTCAACAGCGGGCTGCATCTCAGCACGCCAGCCAGAGGCAATAAAGATAATGATGTAAAGAATAGTGGCTATAAAGACAAAGACCACTATGTCAATTACATTAAATCTTGGTTTAATATCAGGTATATCTATATGAAAGGGCAGTTTGAACATGGCAATATTATACTTCAGACTTAAGACTTTAGGCTACAGATAGTAAAAATAAAATTTGCATCAGATTCTTGCTTTAAGAAAAATTCTTATTGACAGTATACAGAGGATTTTGATATTTTTATCCTGATGAGAAAAAAATTAATATTTCTCTTTCTTTCCTACATGATTCTTATAAATTCTGCACTGGCTCTTGAAATATCACCACAGCCCATTGCACCCTATGGCCTCTTTTCTACATTTAGTGCAGAAACATTGAAGACAGGATATTCTGCCTATGCCCTGAGTATCGAAAAGTCAATAGAACCAGATTATTACATTAACAGGCTCAGCCTTGCCTACGGGATAAATGAAAAATTGGAATTCGGCCTATCCATTCCCTATGTTATAGAGGACAGTACAGATGGCCTAGGTGATGCATCCTTTGGCTTTAAATATAAATTTATTGAACAGGGAAAGATAGGACCTTCTTTTACCATTCTCTTATANGCCTCCCCGCCTACAGGTAAAGATGCCTTCAGCGCGGAGGGAAGATTCGGGCTCGGTGGTTTCCTTACAAAAAAGGTAGGACCTATAACTGGACATCTTAATCTTATATACACGAAGCCCGGGTCCAGTTCATTAAAGGACGAGATAGTGATTACAGGAGGTTTTGATTTTTCGGCATCTCACAGTTTTGACCTCATAGGTGAGATTTATGCTCTTAAACCCCATACGAGCAACTCCTTTGAACTTGTTGAAGGAAGATTTGGTTACCGTCTTAAGACAACTGAT
This genomic stretch from Thermodesulfovibrionales bacterium harbors:
- the hypF gene encoding carbamoyltransferase HypF; this translates as ARIEDMDIMILPPAGITDFQILESEDRGGFTPLSPDIAICDDCLRELFDPSDRRYLYPFINCTNCGPRYTITKAVPYDRPNTTMNVFKMCSDCEEEYHNPLDRRFHAQPNACPECGPQITLLFQDKRFQKNEAIERTVEILKDGGIVAIKGIGGFHLACDAEKDNTVRRLRERKRRSNKPFALMSPDIEHIRFFAHIAKEDERLLLSKERPIVLLKKRYPEALSPAIAPLNGYLGFMLPYSPLHYLLFYYPQGQDNKPNFKALVMTSGNISEEPIVIDNEESLKRLSGIADAFLFYNRDIFMRVDDSVVFTLESDRTYSCKFFFIRRSRGYAPGIINLPDRGPEVLATGADLKNSFVLTKENHAILSQHIGDMENYETLKFFEETLENLRSVYRINPVSIACDRHPEYLSTRWAESQGLKVYKFQHHHAHIASVMAEHGLRKPVIGVAMDGTGYGTDGTIWGSEFLIVKTSEFMRMGRFKPVALPGGERAIKETWRIALSILNEITGSRVWDYVELAGFDKRYGRDKVENILKILTDRTISPLSSGAGRFFDAIAALTGICDKNTFEAEAPIALESIIDESITEDYAIDMVFKDDLIEIDISSIIPAFMEDIKEGVNPSVISTKFHNTFINSIVRAVAKISMLTGIRDVCLSGGVFQNRYILKNVILRLTEGGLEVYTNRALPPNDASIALGQAYILREMLKG
- the hypD gene encoding hydrogenase formation protein HypD; amino-acid sequence: MKELAELIKKFSRLLKREIRLMEVCGTHTVAIFRSGIRSILPENIKLLSGPGCPVCVTPHEDIDMAIELSKNRDVILLTFGDMMRVPGTKGSLQSARAEGSDIRVIYTPMDMIDIALCEPQKTVIFFAVGFETTSPLIAGTLFLAEQNNIKNLFIYSCHKLVPPALRALLEDKNIRIDGLILPGHVSTIIGSEPYKFIKDEYHVPSVISGFEPDDILQSIAILIENIISEKSELTIQYTRSVRPEGNKKALDILYRFFEPADAWWRGIGIIPDSGLRLKDEYRNRDIIERFGIKMDYRDRSPLKGCRCGDVLKGKIIPPDCPLFKKVCTPENPVGACMVSVEGSCSAYYKYYEPSFFTSSR
- a CDS encoding nitrate/sulfonate/bicarbonate ABC transporter ATP-binding protein — protein: MEKDVPDCQREVQAGMTILEAKNIYKSFPMAGGKSLRVLEDITFSVEEGEIISIVGPSGAGKSSLLRILAGLAEPTSGEVLYHGKPLNNQKPKIGMVFQNFAIFPWLTVLENVEVGLLAKDIPKDIARDKALKVIDLVGLDGFEEAYPRELSGGMKQRVGIARALVVEPEILFMDEPFSALDILTAENLRSEIIDLWLKKRMPTKSIILVTHNIEEAIELSDRIIVMSHNPGKIKADFVVTLPQPRDRNSKEFKYLLDELYIILTKPPEEVPFLVRKERYQFLPHAKIGAISGLIELVYDKGGRADIPQLASDLSMEVDDIFPLTEAAVFLGLAEIREGDIILTEQGKIFAEADTLSKKELFRDMAINNIQLIKQIVQVLSQSAKHRISEDFFIEILENHFTKEEAWNQLETAIDWGRYAELFAYDYDTGELYLEEVKKEGS
- a CDS encoding ABC transporter permease subunit, which codes for MFKLPFHIDIPDIKPRFNVIDIVVFVFIATILYIIIFIASGWRAEMQPAVEIDLSVSSLPLYSINSIFRIFAAYILSFVFALWYGYTAHKSKLHEKIMIPLLDILQSIPVLSFLPGVVLAMIALFPNSRVGVELASILLIFTGQVWNMAFSYYNSLNTLPRELRHVASVYGLSRYQRFIKIELPFSAIGLVWNSMMSISGGWFFLMACEMFVLKARDFRLPGLGSFIQTAANQGDIKLVLLGLGTMVFIIILFDIFLWRPLIAWSQKFRFDTVATEDEPESFVLNLLRKSTLQKWIIDGASRLNRRIERYFRKREEKETYSPLRRLINFFVTGSILALFAWASIRAIGSLVSLSLNEYLMILKASFFSMLRTGAAILLALVWTVPLGVLIGLNREVAKFLAPVIQILAAIPATAVFPVIILFLIRLGGGLDIGAIFLMLLGTQWYILFNVIAGASAIPADLREAARVYGIKGLMKWKVLIIPGIFPYLVTGLITATGGAWNSTIVAEHVTFGGKTLTTTGLGNLISEATIEGNYRLLLASTLTMAIIVVSINRLLWKRMFQIARERYRLE
- a CDS encoding transporter is translated as MRKKLIFLFLSYMILINSALALEISPQPIAPYGLFSTFSAETLKTGYSAYALSIEKSIEPDYYINRLSLAYGINEKLEFGLSIPYVIEDSTDGLGDASFGFKYKFIEQGKIGPSFTILLXASPPTGKDAFSAEGRFGLGGFLTKKVGPITGHLNLIYTKPGSSSLKDEIVITGGFDFSASHSFDLIGEIYALKPHTSNSFELVEGRFGYRLKTTDYIFTTIGIGTDLKNRTPEYRFFFSVSFLPFKEEETEKIEILRETE